TCATTGATAGTGGAAGCGACGAGGAGCTTAGCAAGAGAAATGAAATTTATGCAAGGCTTAAGGGCAAAGCCTTAGTTTAAGGCGATTTTTGCTAAGATTTGCAGAAATTTTAGGCATTTTAAAGAGGTTAAAATGAGCTTAAACTACAATACTTTAAAATCTATATTTTTCAAATTTGATCCTGAAACTGCCCACAAGATCGCTGAAGTAGCGATGGTTGGGGCAAATAAAATCTTCCCTGGCTCGCTAAGCTTTTTGGCGCACAAATGCGTGGTCGATGACAACGCGCTAAAACAAAATTTATTCTCAAGCACCTATCACAACCCAGTTGGCATAGCTGGTGGCTTTGATAAAAACGCCACTATGTTTGAGGCGCTAACGGCTCTTGGATTTGGACACTTAGAATTTGGCACATTTACACCAAAACCACAACCTGGCAACGCAAAACCAAGGCTTTTTAGGCTCATAGATGAAGAGAGCATCCAAAATGCGATGGGCTTTAACAACGAAGGCTGCGAGGCTATCAAAAATAGAGTAAAAAAGATATATCCTTTTACCATACCGATCTGGGCAAACATCGGTAAAAACAAGGTTACACCAAACGAAGATGCGATAAAAGACTATGAAATTTTAGTAAGAGAATTTAGTGAAATTTGTGACACCTTCGTCATAAACGTCTCATCGCCAAACACGCCAAATTTAAGAGCACTTCAAGATGAGAGCTTTATAAAAGAGCTTTTTAGCGTCATTTTGCCACTCACTAAAAAGCCGATCATCTTTAAAATAGCTCCTGATATGAGCCACGAAGATGCGATCAAGCTTTGTAGCTGCGCGGTAGAAAACGGCGCTAGTGGCGTGCTCGTTTCAAACACAAGCGTTGATTACTCACTCTCTCACTCGTCAAATTTAAAAGATTTTGGCGGACTAAGCGGCAAGGTGATCGCTAAAAAGTCAAAAGAGATCTTTAAAGCCGTGGCAGACGAGCTTTACGGCAAGACGACACTTATCGCATGCGGCGGCATAGATAGCGGCGCAAAGGCATATGAGCGCATAAAAATGGGAGCAAATTTAGTGCAAATTTTTACAAGCTTTATCTTTAAAGGGCCGATGATCGCAAGAGATATAAATTTAGAAATTTTAGAGCTTTTAAAAAGAGATGGCTTTGCCTCTATTAGCGAAGCAGTCGGCATAGATGTTAAAAAATAAAAGGCAAAAGATTGATAAAATTTAATAAAACAAAACTAGAAAACGGACTAGAAATTTATCACGTACCAGTAAATCCTGGCTCAAAAGTGATAAGCGTAGATGTCTTTTATAAAGTTGGCTCCAGAAACGAAGTGATGGGCAAAAGCGGCATCGCTCACATGCTAGAGCATCTAAATTTTAAATCAACCAAAAATTTACGAGCTGGTGAATTTGACGAAATAGTAAAAGGCTTTGGCGGCGTAAATAACGCAAGCACTGGCTTTGACTACACTCACTACTTCATAAAAGCCTCAAATGAAAATTTAGACAAAACGCTTGGTCTTTTTGCTGAGCTTATGAAAAATTTAAGCCTAAAAGATAAAGAATTTCAGCCAGAGCGAGACGTGGTGCATGAAGAGCGCAGGTGGCGAACAGACAACAACCCTATGGGATACCTCTACTTTAGACTCTACAACCACGCATTTATCTACCATCCATACCACTGGACTCCGATAGGCTTTATAAAAGATATCGAAAACTGGAATATCTCCGACATAAAAGAATTTCACGCCACATACTATCAGCCCAAAAATGCGATTTTGATGATAAGTGGCGACATCGGCAATGATGAGGCATTTAAACTGGCTAAGAAAAATTTTAGCGATATAAAAAACAAAAGAGCCATCCCAAAATCTCACTGTAAAGAACCTGAACAAGACGGCACAAGAAGAGCTATCATCTATAAAGATAGCCAAACACAAATGCTAGCTATCGCTTACAAGATCCCAGACTTTAGGCATGCTGATCAAGTGGGGTTAAACGCGATAAGCGAGTATCTAGCCACTGGCAAAAGCTCTATTTTGCAGCAGCACCTAGTCGATGAGCTAATGCTCGTAAATCAAATTTATGCTTATAATATGAGCTGCGTTGATGAAAACTTATTTATATTTTTAGCAGTTTGCAACCCAGATGTCGAAGCAAGTGTGGTTGAGGCTGAAATTTTAAAGATCATAGATGATTTAAAAAATAAACCAATCGACAAAGATGATGTTTTAAGAGTTAAAAATTTGATAAAAACTGATTTTATTTACTCATTTGAGAGTGCAAGTAAAGTTGCAAATTTATATGGCTCATATCTTGCTAGAGGCGACATAAAGCCACTTTACGAGCTTGAAAAAAATATCGATAAGATAGATGCCAAGCTTTTAAAAGAGATAGCAAATAAATATTTCAATGAAAAAACCAGCACAACAATAATATTAAAAAAGGAATAAACGTGGAAAATTCGCTTCAAGGTGCGATGACCGCACTCATTACGCCATTTAAAAATCAAAAAGTGGATGAAGTCAGTTTTGAAAAGCTAATAAAAAGACAGATAAAACACGGCATAGATGTCGTTGTGCCAGTTGGAACTACCGGCGAGAGTGCAACACTAACGCATGATGAGCATAGAATTTGTATCGAAATAGCCGTAGATGCATGTAAAGGCACAAATGTAAAAGTACTAGCTGGTGCTGGTAGTAATGCGACTCACGAAGCTATTGGTATCGCTAAATTTGCTCAAGCTCATGGCGCTGATGGTATCCTCTCAGTTGCGCCCTACTACAACAAACCAACGCAGGAAGGGCTTTATGAACACTACAAAGCCATTGCAAATAGCATTGAAATTCCAGTGCTTCTTTACAATGTTCCTGGCAGAGTTGGCGTGGATATCTTGCCAGCGACTGTTTTTAGACTCTTTAAAGAGTGTAAAAATATCTATGGCATCAAAGAAGCAACAGGCAGTATCGATAGATGCGTCGATCTACTGGCTCACGAGCCAAATTTAGTAGTCATTAGCGGCGAAGATGCGATCAACTATCCTATCATATCAAATGGCGGCAAAGGCGTCATCTCAGTTACTGCAAACCTCTTGCCAGATCAAATTTCACAGCTTACGCACCTTGCGATGAACGAAGAGTACAAAAAAGCAAAACTAATAAATGACAATCTATATACGATAAATAAAACACTCTTTTGCGAAAGCAATCCGATACCGATCAAAGCAGCGATGTATCTAGCTGGACTCATCGACTCTTTGGAGTACCGCTTGCCACTTTGCAAACCAAGTAAAGAAAATTTTAAAAAGATAGAAGAAGTAATAAAAAATTACGAAATAAAGGGTTTTTAATGAAGGACACACTAAACGAATTTAAAGGTAAAACGCTAGTCATCAGTGGCGGCACTAGAGGTATCGGCAGAGCTATAGTTGAAGAATTTGCAAAAGCCGGCGTAAATATAGCATTTACCTACAACTCAAACGAAGAGCTTGCAAAAGAACAAGTAAAAGAGCTTGAGACTACTTACAAGATAAAAGCCAGAGCCTACGCGCTAAATATCCTTGAGCCAGAGACTTATAAAGAGCTATTTTTAAAGATAGATGAGGATTTTGATAGGATTGATTTTTTCATCTCAAACGCTATCATCTCAGGTCGCGCAGTAGCTGGTGGATACACTAAATTTATGAAGCTAAAACCAAGAGGCATAAACAATATTTTTACAGCAACAGTAAATGCCTTTGTAGTAGGCACTCAAGAAGCTGCAAAACGCATGGAAAAAGTGGGTGGTGGTAGCATCATCAGCCTATCATCGACTGGAAATTTAGTATATATCGAAAACTACGCAGGTCACGGTACAGCAAAAGCAGCCGTTGAAGCCATGGCAAGATACGCTGCGACCGAGCTTGGCGAGAAAAATATCCGTGTAAACGTCGTAAGTGGCGGTCCTATCGAGACAGACGCGCTAAGAGCCTTTACAAACTACGAAGAGGTGCGCGATATGACAGCAAAGCTTAGTCCACTAAACCGCATGGGACAGCCAACTGACCTAGCCGGAGCATGTCTATTTTTGTGCTCATCTAAGGCTAGCTGGGTAACTGGACATACATTTATAATAGATGGCGGCACAACTTTTAAATGAGAAGATTGAAATTTTAAGCATAAAGGCATATTTGTGAGTTTAAATTTACCAAACGCATTGGCATTTTTTAGGATACTGCTGGCTCCGCTTATGTTTTTTATGCTCGTAAATTCGCCAGGAATTTTTACACAAATTCACATAAGCTGGATAAATTACTTCGCAGCTCTTATTTTTGTGATCGCCTCGGTGACTGACTTTTTTGACGGCTACATCGCCAGAAGCTGGGATCAAAAGACCAAGCTTGGCGCTATCCTTGACCCGCTAGCTGATAAGATGCTGATCTTGGCTGCATTTTTAGGCCTTATGATGCTTGGTAGAGCGAGCGCTTGGGCTGTTTATCTAATCTTGGTAAGAGAATTTTTTATAACTGGCTTTCGTGTCGTGATGGCAAGTGATGGTGTAGAGGTTGCGGCCTCGATGGCTGGCAAAGTAAAAACAGTCTCGCAGATGTTTGCTGTTGGATTTTTACTGATGAGCTGGCCTGGTGGTGAGCTTTTACTCTGGATCGCTGTTGCGCTCACACTTTATTCTGGATTTGAGTATATTTTTGCCTATGTAAAGGCGATGAAAAAGAGTTAAAATTTCTTTCACTCGTAAGACCAAAAGTTTTTACTTGCAAAATTTATATAAATAATAAAAAACTTCATTTTCTAAATAAGTAAAATTAAGTTAAAAATTTCCCCTAGCTAAAAGAATTTTTTAGCTAAATGCCGTTTGAGAGTAAATTTATAATTTTTGGCTAAAATCTCATCAATTTTTCAAAAAAGGTAAGTTTTGAAAGGTATTTTCTTCACGCTAGTCCTACTTTGCCTTGGGCTTTATGCGTATTCATTTTATTTTTTAGTGACCGTTTTAGCCATTAGTTTTCTCATATTTTTTCATGAGTTTGGCCACTTTTTGGTGGCAAGAATGCTTGGAGTAAAGGTAAATACCTTTAGTATCGGCTTTGGCGAAAAAATTTACACCAAAAATATTGGTGGCACCGACTACTGCCTAAGCGCGATCCCACTTGGTGGATATGTACAGCTAAAAGGACAAGACGACACCGACCCAAAGGCCAAAAACTACGACCGTGATAGCTATAACGTGCTAAGTCCTATAAAGCGAATTTACATCCTCTTTGCAGGGCCATTTTTTAACTTTATCTTGGCGTTTTTTTTATACATTTTGCTTGGATCTATCGGAGTTGAAAGACTTGCACCAAGTGTAGGCCACATAGCTGAAGGCTCGGCAGCTGCGAGCGCTGGACTAGCTAAAAATGATAAAATTTTAGCAATAAACGGCGTAAAGATAAACGAGTGGGACGAGATCAGTAAAAATGTAAAGCTCGAGCCAAGCACCATTTTAATAGACCGCAACGGCTCAAATTTGACTATAAATTTGACACCAAAGATTGGCGAGACGATAAATTTATTTAATGAAAAGGTTCAGCGTCCGCTCATTGGAATTTCTCCAAATGGCGAAGTAGTAAAAATTTATTATACAGGCCTAAATAGTCTAAAATTTGCTTATGACGAAACACTCGAAGCCTCAAAGCTTATCTTTAAAAGCTTTACTAAGTTAGTAAGCGGAGCGGTGCCGCTAAAAGAGGTCGGTGGTATCGTGCAGATCGCTGATGTCACTTCAAAAGCCGCAAAAATAAGTCTTGGCGTACTTTTGACGATCGTCGCTTTAATCTCAGTAAATTTAGGTGTCCTAAATTTATTCCCCATCCCAGCACTTGATGGTGGGCACATACTTTTTAACTTATATGAGCTAATTTTTAGACGTGAGGTAAATGAGCGAGTGCTTACAACGCTTACTTACTGCGGCTGGGCGCTACTGCTTGGCATAATGGTACTTGCAACTTTTAATGACATTATGAGATTAAGTGGAGGTTTATGATGATAGTTTTAAAAGAGCTACTTGAAAAAATCGAAAATTTAAGCAAAGATGTGACGCTCATCGCCGTTAGCAAAAATGTGACAAGTGCTGAAGTAAGAGAGCTTTATGCGCAGGGGCAAAGAAATTTTGGCGAAAATAGAGTCCAAGAGCTAGCCAAAAAAAAGCTAGAACTGCAAAATTTTACTGATATAAAATGGCATATGATCGGCCGCTTGCAAAATAACAAAATAAATCAAATGGTAAGCCTAAAGCCCACACTTTGGCAAAGCTGCGATAGCTTTGAAAGAGCTGTAGAGGTCGATAAAAGGCTTAGCTACAAGCTAGATACCTTGCTTCAGATAAACTCGGCTGATGAGGATACAAAACAAGGCGTAAGCGTAGCAAATGCGGCAGAAATTTATGAGCGTATCCAAAGCGAGTGCAAAAATATCAATCTAAAAGGCGTGATGAGTATCGGAGCGCATGTGGATGAGCCAAAAGAGATTCAAAAGAGCTTTGAACTAACTTATAAAATTTTTGATAGCCTAAAGCCAAAAGGCGCAACTATCTGCTCGATGGGCATGAGTAGTGACTTCGAGCTAGCGATAAAATGTGGCTCAACTATGATCCGCCTTGGGACAATGCTTTATCTATAAATTTATTGCTTTTGTCTGATTTGCCTCTGCTGCTGGGGCTCAATAGATTTTTACTAAAAAAGACTTGAGCGAAAAATTAAAATTTAATATTTAGCGTCAGCTAAAACTAGAGCAAAAAGTACTTTTACGCCAGCTTTTTCTAGAGTATTTCTAGCCTCAAGTATCGTTGTGCCAGTGGTTACGATATCGTCTACTAAAATAACTGGCGCAGTGATCTTTTTTAGGATTTTAAAATTTCTTGGGTTATTTTGTCTAAATTGCAAATCCTTACCACTATAGCTGACCTTGCTTGTTGCATGCAGTGCATGAAATATGGGTTTTAGATTTTTAGCCCTTAGTGCATTTGCCAAAATAGCCGTATGCGAATAGCCGTAATGCACTCTATCATCTATCGGCAGAGCATAGACTTGCTCTGGAAAGCTAAAGCTTTTAAAAAATTGATTAAATGCAAATTTGGCTAAGTTTTTATATATAAAATATCCGTGCATTTGGTGCTTGGAGTGGATGAGTTCTTTTATTTCAGAGTAGCCGTAAAAGCTATAAATTTTAAAGCCCTCTAGTTCTCTTACTATCGGGCTTGGCTCACTTAAAATTTGTGAGCAAATTTTACAAAATGTATTTAGCGTAAAGCTCTTGCAAAACGCACAAAACATTAGCTATTTAAAATAGCAATTGCTGTGCGTTTGATGGCATCATTTATGATCTCTGTTAAAAATGATTTAAATGCTCCACCTGTGCGAATTAACTCAAATTTGGTTTGATTATTTGAGATATTTTTAACGATACTTTGATCGCCTTTTTGGATCTTAAGTGTGATCTTAATATTACCTTTTGTATTATCAGTGCCGTATCCGCTCATATTTGCTTCAAACTCGTTGATAAAAATTTCAACTACGACGCCACCCATGCCATTTACATTTGCACCGCGCGCCATAAGCTCTTTTTTGAGCGAATCACTAAAATAAGTAGCAAGATCGTTTTGAAGCACGACATATTCTTTTACGGTACCTTTGCTATCAGTGATCGTAGCAATGGTACTTTTATTTTTTCGGTTATCATGTACTGCGCTTATATAGGCCTCAAAGCCGCTATTTTGCTGGCTCGCAGCAGCCTTATATGGATCAAATGCGACAACACTTTGACTTGGTGCACAACCAGTTAAAAATAAAACAAAAAGTCCAAAAATAGCTAAAAATTTAAATTTATTCATCGTTTTTCCTTTTAAAGTTTAGTGATCTCATCGGCTACTTTTATCGCGGCTTGTTTAACCAAAAGTGCGATAAAAAAGTCAAACTGACCAGACTCTGAAGCCTCTAGCTTCTCCACATGGTGCCTAGTCGAGATAGGTAACGTTTTTTTGAAATTTATATTTGAAAGAATAAGAAGCCCATTTAAATGTCCATTTAAAATTTCTGAACTTCCCGAATAGCTTCCTCTAAGTTCGTCAAATCTAAAATCAAGCCTATATGTGTAAGGTGATGTTTGAGTATCGACAACCACGATTCCGCGAGAATTTAACTCACGTTGCAAAAACATGTAAAAAAGCACTTCAAGGCGCGGATTTGAGTTAAAAACTGCAGTATTTCCTTCAATACCTGTGTAATATATCGATCTTGCGCTACTTCTAGCATCGACAATCCTATGAAAATAAACCTTTTTTAATCCAACATTAGTATCGATCATGTTTTTTTCTAAGCAGCAGTTTATTGCTACATCACTTTTGTATTTAACACCATTTATAAAAAGACCATCGCCCCTGCCTTTACAAGCGCTGCAGTCAGCCGGTATCCTCATAACCTCTTCAAAGTACATCTTATCTTCACTATTTATGCTCGCACTTTGCACACCGTCTATTCCCTCGCACGATAGACAAAGGCTAGCTTTAGCCACACAACCAGTTAAAAAGATAGCTGCAAAAACTGCAAATAATGTCGTTCTTAGCATTTTACTTCCTTTTACTCTTTTTGTTTTTTGCGGAGATTTTTTACACTCTCACCTGCGATGCCGTAGTTATTCGTATCGATCTCATCGATAATGACAACGGTATTTTGAGCGCTTCTACCTAAAATTTCGCTTATTAGCTTCGTAACTCCGCTTATCATCTTCTCTTTTTGCTCAACACTTGGGCTATCGCCCTCTTTTGTCACACAAATTTTCACAAATGGCATAGCGCTCCTTTTTGTAAATTTAGCACTTAAATTTTAATCAAAAACAAAAACCAAAAGCGACCGTATCACCAGCTCAGAATAAGGCGAAATATTTTGTGATGGTTTTGAAAGCTGTGACGTGAAATTTTGGTGCAGATAGAACATGCGGTTCATCAAGCCAAAATTTCACTAACTCTTTCAAAAGGGCACAAAAGATAAGCCTCTAGTCTATTTTTAAGACCGAGAGGAACGCCTCTTGCGGCAAATTCACCTTACCTATCGCCTTCATCCGTTTCTTACCCTCTTTTTGCTTTTCAAGCAACTTTCTCTTACGCGTGATGTCGCCGCCGTAGCACTTAGCTGTGACGTTTTTACCCATTGATTTTACGGTTTCTCGGGCGATTATTTTATTGCCGATGCTAGCTTGTATCGCCACTTCAAAGAGCTGACGTGGCACGATCTCTTTCATCGCCTTTACAAAGTCCCTACCCTTTGCTTGTGCCTTACTCTCAGGCACGATGATAGAGAGCGCATCGACCGTTTCACCAGCCACTTTGACATCAAGCTTCACTAAATCGCCCACGCGGTAGTCGCTTGGCTCGTAGTCAAAACTCGCGTAGCCTTTAGTGCTTGATTTTAGCTTGTCATAAAAGTCCATCACGATCTCGTTCATCGGTATGTCGTACTCTAGCAGCACGCGGTCAGTCGTGATGTAGTCCATCTTTGTTTGTATGCCACGGCGGTTGTTTAAAAGCGTGATAATGTTGCCCAAAAACTCACTTGGTGTGATGATGGTAGCCTTCACGTATGGCTCAAGGATTGAGTCTATTTTATTTACAGGCGGCAACTGGCTTGGGTTTTGGATTTTTAAATTTAGCCCATCAGTTTGGATGACTTCATAAGTCACAGTTGGCGCTGTGGCGATGAGATCAAGGTCAAACTCACGCTCCAGCCTCTCTTTAACTACCTCCATATGAAGAAGACCTAAAAAGCCAACCCTAAAGCCAAATCCAAGTGCGACCGAGGTCTCTGGCTCGTAACTTATCGAGCTATCATTTAGCTTTAGCTTATCCAGCGCGTCACGCAGATCTTCAAATTTATCAGTTTCTATCGGATAAAGTCCCGCAAAGACAAACGGCTTAGCCCTCTCAAAGCCACCAACTGGCTCTTTTAGAGGATTTCTTGACTGCGTTATCGTATCACCAACTTGCACGTCGCTAACATTTTTAAGTCCTAAAACTACGATACCAACTTCGCCAGCGCTAAGTGTTTTGGTCTTGATCGGTGCGATAGGATTTGGATACATGAGGTCAAGCACGATGTGTTTTTTACCTGTGCCCATAACCAAAATTTCATCGTTTTTTGAAATTTCACCATCATAAACACGCACAAGTGCAAGCGCGCCAAGATAGTTGTCAAACCAACTATCATAAATTAGCGCCTTTGTGGGCTTATTTGCATCACCATTTGGCGCAGGGATCCTCGTGATGATCGCCTCAAGTAACTCTTTTATGCCAACGCCTGTTTTTGCGCTCACTTCGATCGCTCCCGAGCAGTCAAGTCCGATGATGTGCTCGATCTCGTCTTTTACCCTAGCAGGGTCAGCCGCTGGTAGGTCGATCTTGTTGATGACTGGGATGATCTCTAAGTTGTTTTCTAGCGCGATATAGACGTTTGCGATAGTCTGCGCCTCTACGCCCTGAGAAGCGTCTACGACTAGCAGCGCGCCCTCACAACTGGCTAAAGAGCGGCTCACTTCGTAGCTAAAATCCACGTGGCCCGGAGTGTCAATCAAATTTAGAACAAAATTTTCTCCATTTAGTGCGTAGTTTAGGCGAACAGATTGGGCTTTTATCGTGATGCCGCGCTCTTTTTCGATGTCCATCGTGTCCATGATTTGCGAGCTCATCTCACGGTCACTGACGGCGCCACACTCCTGTATGAGGCGGTCAGCAAGCGTGCTTTTGCCGTGGTCGATATGAGCGATGATGCTAAAATTTCTGATGTTTTTCATATAAGCTTTACTTTTTACTAAATTTTGGGCTTTATTTTGCCTAAAGTTGATTTAAATGCCAATAAATATATTTTTATCATAAGCCCACCAATAGAACTTGGCTCTATTCTCAAAAATCTTAATGACAATGTCCAAAGTGCTCATGTCCTTCATCGTCATTTAGCTCACAGATGAGACCAGCTTTGTGCCCAAGACTCTCACTCTCAAACTGAAGCGTGACATGGCCGATGCCAACGTGAAAAAGCTCATGCTCGATGTGCTTTATCATCTTTGAAATTTCAGCCACGCTTAGCGCATCATCCACCACCACGTGGGCTATGAGCGCGTTTGTGCCAGCATTTATCGCCCAGATATGCAGGTCATGCACGATTTTAACGCCATCTACACCCTTTATAACGCCTAAAATTTCATCCGTATCAAGCTTAAGCGGCACGGCTTCGATCAGGATATTAAAGCTATCTTTTAGCAAGCTAGCGCCGCTTTTTATGATGAGTAGCGAGACAAAGATACTTGCGATGCTATCGGCCTGCGTGAAGTTAAATTTCATCACAAGAAGTGCCGCGACGATGGCGCCAACTGAGCCAAGCGTGTCGCCAAGTACGTGCAAATATGCACCTTTCATGTTTAAATTTTCTTTTGTATCAGCGCTTTTATGCATATAAACGGCTACGACTAAATTTATAATAAGCCCCAAAATACTAATAAAAAGCATCGTTTTAGCCTCTATCTCTGGCTCGTTAAAAAGTCTGATGATCGCTTCGACTATGACAAAGATAGCCAGCGCGATAAGAGCGATAGCATTTATGAAAGCAGCGATAATCTCGACCCTTTTGTAGCCAAAGGTCTTTTGTAAATTTGCCCTTTTTTCTGCAATCTTAAAAGCAACCAGCGACAAAAAGAGAGCCGCAGCGTCTGAGAGCATGTGAAATGCGTCGCTAATGAGCGCAAGCGAGTTTGAAACGAAGCCAAAAACAGCCTCAACTATCATAAACGTGAAAATTAGAAAAAATGAATTTCTAAGAACGCTCTTATTGTGCATCATTGTCCTTATTTTGGGCGTCGATCCTCTTGCCTATATCTTTTAAATTTGAAAATTCCTCGATAAGCTTTGGCGAGTCGTCAAGGCTGATGACGAAATTCCATATATAGGTCATCACAGAGTAGATGTGGCCGGCATTTGTCTGCTGCGAGCTTAGCACTATTATCGCCACCAAAAAGAGCAGCGAAGCGCTAATACCGATGATAAAATAGCTCATCGCCTCCCTATTTGAGATCGCTATACGAAATTTAGAAACGACGTCATAGTGCCTATTTAGCGTGCTTTTATTAAAAACACCTATCACCTTTGCCTCTTTTTCTAGGCGGTCATTTAAGCGAAGATAAAGGTCGTCATTTTTTTTGATATATCTTGGTAAAAATATAAGAAAAAAGGTCATCACGGCAAAGCACGCCACAGCGACCTTTGGCTCGACAAAGATGAGCATAAACGCTGAGCCGATGATCGAAATAACCGATGTAAAAAACATAGGAAAATGCGTCTCAAAGAAATTTACAAACTCTCGCGAGAGCGCTACTCTGGCGATGATGGCGGAGTCGTCTTTGGCATTTTGTTTTTCATTCATGATGACATTTACAGCAAGCTTTGCGTAGATATTTGCAAAAACTTGCGTATCCACGCGACGTCTAATGGCTCCTACAAGCCACGCTACGAGCACAAAAAGTGCGTAAATTAGGGCATTTAACGTATTTCCTTGCATGATTGCGTTGATCGCAAAGCCAGCAAATATCGGGTAGGCTAGAAAAAGTCCGTTCTCTGCTAGCACCAAAGTAAAGGTTAAAATGAGCTTTTTGTTGTGCTCGGTCGCTATGCTCTTTAGCGTTTTAAAGGCATTATTTTGCAAATTTACTCCTAAAAATTTTTGCGAATTCTAGCCCAATTTGATAAAAATTTGAAATTTTTGTTGTAACTATTGACATTACAACAAAAAAGTATTATACTTCGCTCATTAGTTGTAAATAAAAAGATTACAACACAAAA
This window of the Campylobacter concisus genome carries:
- the lepA gene encoding translation elongation factor 4 is translated as MKNIRNFSIIAHIDHGKSTLADRLIQECGAVSDREMSSQIMDTMDIEKERGITIKAQSVRLNYALNGENFVLNLIDTPGHVDFSYEVSRSLASCEGALLVVDASQGVEAQTIANVYIALENNLEIIPVINKIDLPAADPARVKDEIEHIIGLDCSGAIEVSAKTGVGIKELLEAIITRIPAPNGDANKPTKALIYDSWFDNYLGALALVRVYDGEISKNDEILVMGTGKKHIVLDLMYPNPIAPIKTKTLSAGEVGIVVLGLKNVSDVQVGDTITQSRNPLKEPVGGFERAKPFVFAGLYPIETDKFEDLRDALDKLKLNDSSISYEPETSVALGFGFRVGFLGLLHMEVVKERLEREFDLDLIATAPTVTYEVIQTDGLNLKIQNPSQLPPVNKIDSILEPYVKATIITPSEFLGNIITLLNNRRGIQTKMDYITTDRVLLEYDIPMNEIVMDFYDKLKSSTKGYASFDYEPSDYRVGDLVKLDVKVAGETVDALSIIVPESKAQAKGRDFVKAMKEIVPRQLFEVAIQASIGNKIIARETVKSMGKNVTAKCYGGDITRKRKLLEKQKEGKKRMKAIGKVNLPQEAFLSVLKID
- a CDS encoding cation diffusion facilitator family transporter gives rise to the protein MHNKSVLRNSFFLIFTFMIVEAVFGFVSNSLALISDAFHMLSDAAALFLSLVAFKIAEKRANLQKTFGYKRVEIIAAFINAIALIALAIFVIVEAIIRLFNEPEIEAKTMLFISILGLIINLVVAVYMHKSADTKENLNMKGAYLHVLGDTLGSVGAIVAALLVMKFNFTQADSIASIFVSLLIIKSGASLLKDSFNILIEAVPLKLDTDEILGVIKGVDGVKIVHDLHIWAINAGTNALIAHVVVDDALSVAEISKMIKHIEHELFHVGIGHVTLQFESESLGHKAGLICELNDDEGHEHFGHCH
- a CDS encoding ABC transporter six-transmembrane domain-containing protein; amino-acid sequence: MQNNAFKTLKSIATEHNKKLILTFTLVLAENGLFLAYPIFAGFAINAIMQGNTLNALIYALFVLVAWLVGAIRRRVDTQVFANIYAKLAVNVIMNEKQNAKDDSAIIARVALSREFVNFFETHFPMFFTSVISIIGSAFMLIFVEPKVAVACFAVMTFFLIFLPRYIKKNDDLYLRLNDRLEKEAKVIGVFNKSTLNRHYDVVSKFRIAISNREAMSYFIIGISASLLFLVAIIVLSSQQTNAGHIYSVMTYIWNFVISLDDSPKLIEEFSNLKDIGKRIDAQNKDNDAQ